One window of the Cryptomeria japonica chromosome 7, Sugi_1.0, whole genome shotgun sequence genome contains the following:
- the LOC131074746 gene encoding probable disease resistance protein At4g33300 yields MDEKQWAQMRFPEAEALILYFTASRYCIPTFVHTMKKLKVLIVHNYSARRATLSRLDVFNALSQLKTLQLEKLTVSPLYDYFSFLESLQKLSLSLCEGLGDMSELGRDEFFNFPRLSEINVDHCSDLEKLPKGLCFSNSMKKISVTNCHGLAKFPDELGNLGMLEVLRLCACADLTELPASVRSLRKLEFLDISLCGRLERFPEGFHELSSLKKLDMRECCRLKPVSKTLGKLPSLKHVICDKKNEHQLICEANSTSNFTVEAVEQAFSLDWLYC; encoded by the coding sequence ATGGATGAAAAACAATGGGCACAAATGAGGTTCCCTGAGGCAGAAGCTTTAATTTTGTATTTCACTGCAAGCAGATATTGTATTCCAACTTTTGTCCACACAATGAAGAAACTGAAGGTTCTTATAGTCCATAATTACAGTGCACGAAGAGCCACACTCAGTCGACTGGATGTTTTTAATGCACTTTCTCAGCTTAAAACACTTCAACTTGAAAAGTTGACAGTGTCTCCTCTGTATGACTACTTCAGTTTTCTGGAGAGTCTGCAGAAGCTATCTCTGAGTTTATGCGAGGGCCTTGGTGACATGAGTGAATTAGGTAGGGATGAATTTTTCAATTTTCCGAGGCTTTCAGAAATCAATGTAGATCACTGCAGTGATTTGGAGAAGTTGCCAAAAGGTTTATGTTTTTCGAATTCCATGAAAAAAATTTCAGTGACAAACTGCCACGGGCTTGCAAAGTTCCCTGATGAGTTGGGGAATCTTGGCATGCTCGAGGTGCTAAGATTGTGTGCATGTGCAGATTTGACAGAACTGCCAGCTTCTGTCCGTAGTCTCCGAAAACTAGAATTTCTTGACATCTCACTGTGCGGGCGTTTGGAGCGGTTTCCAGAAGGATTTCATGAGCTATCAAGTTTGAAGAAGCTGGACATGAGGGAGTGCTGTAGATTGAAACCGGTTTCCAAAACACTAGGCAAACTCCCATCTCTAAAACATGTGATTTGCGATAAGAAGAACGAGCACCAGTTGATATGTGAAGCCAACTCCACGAGTAACTTCACTGTTGAAGCTGTTGAACAGGCATTCAGTTTGGATTGGCTTTACTGTTGA
- the LOC131050716 gene encoding putative disease resistance protein At5g47280: MDMLENIWEDIVGGSKPSFGNLDQAHNQLQVKINGISQPILVVLDDVCSRSNLQRLLFQGEHYKTLVTTRDENIIRKQNNVRLFPLQSLQEDHAMSLFCYHAFGEPTIPATATHYEELVKQVQAQCDGLLLALQVIGSSLRDEPPPVWKSAKNKLSRGATIGEFHKEELFERLKTTIIDVLEENVKQCFMDLAVFPQGRTFCVDVLLDIWVYVRGMDWMDAFVILIELIARSLLELKRDPSLSELKRDPWGPGITQECANGLLFSQHNVIRDLALYLVEKDKLSDCSRLCMPEKSDCIPSNWQTVQASKAQIVSVHTGDNYG, translated from the exons ATGGATATGCTAGAGAACATATGGGAAGACATTGTTGGTGGGTCAAAACCTAGTTTTGGGAACTTGGACCAGGCACATAAtcaattacaagttaaaataaatggAATAAGTCAACCAATACTGGTAGTATTGGATGATGTTTGTTCTAGGTCCAACCTTCAAAGATTGTTATTTCAAGGCGAACACTATAAGACTTTAGTAACCACAAGAGATGAAAACATTATCCGTAAACAGAACAACGTGCGCCTTTTCCCGTTACAATCCTTGCAAGAGGACCATGCCATGTCACTTTTCTGTTACCATGCCTTTGGCGAGCCTACAATTCCAGCTACAGCTACACATTATGAAGAACTGGTCAAACAG GTACAGGCACAGTGTGATGGTTTGCTACTTGCTCTTCAAGTAATTGGTAGCTCTTTGCGGGACGAGCCTCCCCCAGTTTGGAAATCGGCTAAGAATAAGCTTTCAAGAGGGGCAACTATAGGTGAATTTCATAAAGAGGAACTTTTTGAACGCCTGAAAACAACAATTATAGATGTTCTGGAAGAGAATGTAAAGCAGTGCTTCATGGACCTTGCTGTTTTCCCCCAAGGACGAACCTTTTGTGTAGACGTATTGCTCGACATATGGGTGTATGTACGCGGAATGGATTGGATGGATGCCTTTGtgattttaattgaattaatagCTCGCAGTCTGTTGGAGTTGAAGAGGGATCCCAGTCTGTCGGAGTTGAAAAGGGATCCGTG GGGCCCAGGGATCACTCAGGAGTGCGCAAATGGATTGTTATTTTCCCAACATAACGTAATCAGAGATTTGGCCTTGTATTTGGTGGAAAAGGACAAATTAAGTGATTGTAGTAGGTTGTGTATGCCTGAAAAGAGTGATTGCATTCCGTCAAATTGGCAAACAGTTCAGGCATCTAAAGCTCAGATTGTTTCCGTTCATACAGGTGACAATTACGGCTag